A window of Panthera leo isolate Ple1 chromosome D2, P.leo_Ple1_pat1.1, whole genome shotgun sequence contains these coding sequences:
- the BBIP1 gene encoding BBSome-interacting protein 1 isoform X2: MAEVKSMFREVLPKQGQLSVEDITTMVLCKPKLLPLKSLTLEKLEKMQQAAQDTIRQQEMAEKEQQQITH, encoded by the exons ATGGCGGAAGTGAAGTCAATGTTCCGGGAAGTCCTTCCAAAACAAG GGCAGCTGTCTGTGGAAGATATAACCACAATGGTGCTGTGTAAACCCAAACTTTTACCCTTAAAATCTCTGACTCtggaaaaattggagaaaatgcAGCAAGCAGCCCAGGATACGATTCGCCAACAAGAAATGGCAGAAAAGGAACAACAGCAAATAACTCACTGA